The Neorhodopirellula lusitana genome contains a region encoding:
- a CDS encoding GNAT family N-acetyltransferase — MNTPDDSIAPVSCELRQALPGDAPAIHALMRPFVAQRLLLGRSEAEVIELTRHGFVAMSEERCMGFSAVEIYSPKLAELQCLAVHPNVQRHGVGRRLVGMCIDRAKSLGIMEVLAISSSEDFLRSCGFDFSLPDQKKALFYQIRPRNFTDL; from the coding sequence ATGAATACACCGGACGATTCCATTGCCCCTGTTTCTTGCGAGCTCCGGCAGGCCTTGCCGGGCGATGCACCGGCAATTCACGCGTTGATGCGTCCTTTTGTGGCCCAGCGTTTACTGTTAGGCCGAAGTGAGGCTGAGGTCATTGAGCTGACGCGGCACGGTTTCGTCGCGATGAGCGAAGAACGCTGCATGGGCTTTTCTGCGGTTGAAATTTATTCACCCAAACTAGCCGAACTGCAATGCTTGGCCGTTCACCCGAACGTCCAGCGGCACGGGGTGGGACGCCGCCTGGTCGGCATGTGCATCGACCGTGCAAAGTCACTCGGGATCATGGAAGTTCTTGCGATCAGTTCGTCCGAAGACTTCCTGCGTTCTTGTGGCTTTGACTTCTCCCTGCCGGATCAGAAGAAGGCGTTGTTCTATCAAATCCGCCCTCGCAACTTCACCGATCTCTAG
- the phoU gene encoding phosphate signaling complex protein PhoU, translating into MSKHLDRAISDLRTDLVDQFGIVEQMIGLSVRSLVERRPDLANQVIASDDQVDANDIRIEEECLKLLALHQPVSADLRWLTTAIKINGDLERMADLACSISERSKSLDFFPLFRVPDDLTPMVRAVIEMVRLSLDSFLDADSELAQKVIASDQEVDRLNVELIEELQQLMREDPEQVEAAVHCFSASRSLERIADMASHVAEETIYLVTGEIIRHREVSAQT; encoded by the coding sequence ATGAGCAAGCATTTAGACCGGGCCATCTCGGACCTTCGCACTGACCTGGTTGATCAATTTGGGATCGTTGAGCAGATGATCGGATTGTCAGTTCGGTCACTGGTGGAACGACGTCCCGACCTAGCCAATCAAGTCATCGCCAGTGACGACCAAGTCGATGCCAACGACATTCGAATCGAAGAAGAATGCTTGAAATTGTTGGCCCTGCACCAACCGGTTTCCGCTGACCTGCGATGGTTGACCACGGCGATCAAGATCAACGGTGACCTGGAACGGATGGCCGATTTGGCGTGCAGCATTTCGGAACGCAGTAAATCACTGGACTTCTTTCCGTTGTTCCGCGTCCCAGATGACCTCACCCCGATGGTCCGTGCGGTCATCGAAATGGTGCGACTGTCATTAGATTCCTTTTTGGATGCGGACTCCGAACTCGCCCAAAAAGTGATCGCTTCGGACCAAGAAGTTGACCGTTTGAACGTCGAGTTAATCGAAGAATTGCAACAGTTGATGCGGGAAGATCCCGAACAAGTCGAAGCAGCGGTCCATTGCTTCAGCGCGTCACGTTCTCTAGAAAGAATCGCTGACATGGCTTCCCATGTCGCTGAAGAAACGATTTACTTGGTCACCGGCGAAATCATTCGCCACCGAGAGGTGAGTGCCCAGACCTAG
- a CDS encoding nitroreductase family protein, whose product MSTNPVAHPVINEIAERWSPYRFEPRAVEDEKILTCLEAARWAASSFNDQPWAWIIAQRQDTNAFQAMVRCLMEANQGWASNAGVLMISVMRPTFRRNQKPNRVALHDLGAAAAHMALQAAALGLQAHQMGGINLSQARHVFGIDDDHEPQTAIAIGYPDASPPTGDEAKALEDRQSGPRKRRALSEFTFAGKWGQTAAIVE is encoded by the coding sequence ATGAGTACTAACCCTGTCGCTCATCCGGTGATCAACGAAATCGCCGAACGCTGGAGCCCCTATCGATTTGAGCCAAGAGCGGTTGAAGACGAAAAGATCCTGACATGCTTGGAAGCGGCACGCTGGGCAGCCAGTAGTTTCAACGATCAACCTTGGGCCTGGATCATCGCACAGCGCCAGGACACCAACGCTTTCCAGGCAATGGTGAGGTGCCTGATGGAAGCGAACCAGGGTTGGGCCAGTAACGCTGGCGTGCTAATGATTTCGGTCATGCGTCCTACTTTTCGAAGGAACCAGAAACCGAATCGCGTTGCCTTGCATGACCTTGGTGCCGCCGCCGCTCACATGGCTTTACAGGCGGCCGCACTCGGCCTGCAGGCTCACCAAATGGGCGGCATTAATCTCAGCCAAGCTCGCCACGTCTTCGGCATCGATGACGATCACGAACCTCAAACAGCGATTGCCATCGGCTACCCAGATGCATCACCCCCAACCGGCGACGAAGCCAAGGCGTTGGAAGATCGTCAATCGGGTCCGCGAAAACGTCGAGCGCTCAGCGAGTTCACGTTCGCCGGCAAATGGGGCCAAACCGCCGCGATCGTAGAGTAA
- the pstB gene encoding phosphate ABC transporter ATP-binding protein PstB, whose amino-acid sequence MTESAPSNLTNPAPQGNGQNVSDSPVAETCIEIANFDAWYGAFQAIHNLSLEIPRNQVTAFIGPSGCGKSTLLRWINRMNDIVPTAHSKGIMRLDDLDILAKSTDVVHMRRLVGMVFQKPNPFPKSIFDNVAFGPRLHMKLRRSELEELVEWSLRKAAVWDEVKDRLHAPALGLSGGQQQRLCIARAIAVGPEVLLMDEPCSALDPASTLAIEDLIYELREQYTIVMVTHNMQQASRCSDQTAFFFEGQLVESGPTDDVFTKPKEKRTDDYVRGRFG is encoded by the coding sequence ATGACCGAGTCTGCTCCTTCGAATCTGACCAATCCGGCTCCACAGGGAAACGGCCAGAACGTTTCCGATTCGCCGGTGGCCGAGACCTGCATCGAGATTGCCAATTTCGATGCGTGGTACGGAGCCTTCCAAGCGATCCACAACCTGTCGCTGGAGATTCCTCGAAATCAAGTCACCGCCTTCATCGGCCCTTCCGGGTGCGGCAAAAGTACTTTGCTTCGCTGGATCAACCGGATGAACGACATCGTGCCGACCGCCCACAGCAAGGGCATCATGAGGTTGGATGACCTCGATATTTTGGCTAAGTCAACCGACGTCGTGCACATGCGCCGTCTGGTCGGCATGGTGTTCCAAAAACCCAATCCCTTTCCCAAATCAATTTTTGACAACGTCGCCTTTGGCCCACGACTTCACATGAAGTTGCGACGATCCGAATTGGAAGAGTTGGTGGAATGGTCGCTTCGCAAAGCGGCGGTGTGGGATGAAGTCAAGGACCGTCTGCACGCACCGGCTTTGGGATTGTCCGGTGGACAACAACAACGACTCTGCATCGCCCGAGCCATCGCAGTGGGTCCGGAAGTGTTGCTGATGGACGAACCGTGTTCCGCATTGGACCCGGCCAGTACTCTGGCGATCGAAGATTTGATCTACGAACTGCGTGAGCAATACACCATCGTGATGGTGACCCACAACATGCAACAAGCCAGTCGTTGCAGTGACCAAACGGCGTTCTTCTTCGAAGGCCAACTCGTGGAATCGGGTCCGACCGACGACGTCTTTACCAAACCAAAAGAGAAGCGAACGGACGATTACGTTCGTGGACGCTTCGGTTGA